In Chanodichthys erythropterus isolate Z2021 chromosome 18, ASM2448905v1, whole genome shotgun sequence, the following are encoded in one genomic region:
- the msh4 gene encoding mutS protein homolog 4, whose amino-acid sequence MQMLCSSTEEVTPGSSSEPRPCSSTVTPHNLFSYSPVIHRWQYPQSSSGLLTSRGSDDVRNSRCAGSSTATDTVFTETKQTGAWWHVSGRADRISSSVGSSVHSWSSNTPHLKTTPALSHHGQTPQRDLNMTTSSSASACHASSVIVAVVEGRGLARGEIGMASINVKCPELVLSQFADTGTYAKVIAKLHNLMPLEILMPDTASVKGQGTKLYNLITETFPSVTFTAVLRRYFNEKKGLEYIQQLCVPEFSTVLMEVQTKYYCLASASALLKYFEFVQNSIYAPKSLKVVFTGSEQTAMIDAISASNLELVVNQRDHRSEHTLFGVLNYTKTAGGERRLRSNILEPLLDVATINSRLDTIQELLQNEELFFGLKTAISHFLDIDELLSALVQVPKQETVPVAEAKITQVIQLKHILEVVPSLKTVLQPSKTALLKAYCTSLEDSRFNIILDQIKSVITDDTSYMKGSLTMRTQKCYAVRPNVSEFLDIARRAYTEVIDDITGLVAQLGEKYSLPLRTSFSKARGFFIQMRLEGGVLPGGKLPEEFIKVTRQKSNYGFTTVDLMKMNDHCEEALKDIFHMSYVVVSRLLSEVYEHIHCLYKLSDAVSMLDMMLSLAHACTVSDYVRPEFTDTLAIKQSRHPILERISGTQPISNNIYVSEGSNFVIITGPNMSGKSTYLKQVALLQIMAQIGSFLPAEYASVRIADQIFTRIGVDDDFETNSSTFMVEMKEVSYIIHNVSDNSLIIIDELGRGTSPEEGIGVCHSICEFLINYKAFTLFATHFLELCQLQTLYPNVENHHMQVQHVRAEDGRAERVVYTYQLSQGHSEERNYGIRAAEMTNLPEEVIEEAKTVAAKISQKLWAKHYSDPATINQRANYRLATRLLQTARNSRLDSEGLRHHLKGLKRQYEAELQNATESVQNLEIEK is encoded by the exons ATGCAGATGTTGTGTAGCAGCACTGAAGAGGTGACACCAGGTTCAAGCTCTGAACCCAGGCCCTGCAGCAGCACTGTAACCCCGCATAATTTGTTCAGCTACAGTCCGGTAATCCATAGATGGCAGTATCCTCAGTCATCTTCTGGCCTACTGACTTCACGTGGATCCGATGACGTCAGGAACAGTCGGTGTGCAGGATCAAGCACTGCCACTGATACTGTGTTCACAGAAACAAAACAGACTGGAG CTTGGTGGCATGTCTCTGGAAGAGCAGACAGGATCAGCTCTTCTGTGGGTTCATCTGTCCACTCCTGGAGCTCCAACACGCCACATCTGAAGACCACACCTGCACTCTCACACCATGGCCAAACCCCTCAGAGAGACCTCAACA TGACAACGTCTTCATCTGCGTCTGCGTGTCATGCGTCCTCTGTGATAGTGGCTGTGGTGGAGGGACGTGGTTTAGCTCGGGGGGAGATTGGCATGGCCAGTATCAACGTGAAATGTCCAGAGCTGGTGCTCTCACAGTTTGCAGACACTGGAACTTATGCTAAG GTAATTGCCAAGCTGCATAACTTGATGCCTCTGGAGATTCTGATGCCAGACACTGCTAGTGTGAAAGGGCAAGGAACCAAACTCTACAACCTCATCACAGAGACGTTCCCG TCAGTCACATTTACTGCCGTTCTGAGGAGGTACTTCAACGAGAAAAAGGGCCTGGAGTACATACAGCAGCTTTGTGTCCCTGAGTTCAGCACTGTATTGATGGAGGTGCAAACGAA ATACTACTGCCTGGCATCTGCATCTGCCCTACTAAAATACTTTGAGTTTGTTCAGAACTCAATATATGCCCCTAAGTCACTGAAAGTGGTCTTCACTGGTAGTGAGCAGACAGCCATGATTGACGCGATATCAGCCAGCAACTTGGAGCTAGTCGTGAACCAGAGAGATCACAG AAGTGAGCACACTCTGTTTGGGGTCTTAAACTACACTAAGACTGCCGGTGGGGAGCGGCGGTTACGCTCCAATATTCTTGAGCCCCTGCTGGATGTGGCCACTATCAATTCACGTTTGGACACCATACAG GAGCTGTTGCAGAATGAGGAGCTCTTCTTTGGTCTGAAGACTG CCATTTCACACTTCCTGGATATAGATGAGCTGCTGTCTGCTCTTGTTCAGGTCCCAAAGCAAGAGACG GTACCGGTGGCTGAAGCAAAAATAACGCAAGTAATTCAGCTAAAGCACATTCTAGAAGTGGTCCCATCACTGAAG ACGGTGCTGCAACCTTCCAAAACAGCCTTGTTGAAAGCATATTGTACCTCACTTGAAGACAGTAG GTTCAACATCATTCTGGATCAGATCAAATCGGTGATTACTGATGACACCAGCTATATGAAAGGCAGTTTGACTATGCGCACACAGAAGTGCTATGCTGTGCGGCCCAATGTCAGCGAATTCTTAGATATTGCACGACGAGCCTACACAGAGGTGATAGATGACATAACAG GACTGGTGGCTCAGCTTGGAGAGAAGTACAGCCTACCTCTCCGGACAAGTTTCAGCAAAGCACGTGGCTTCTTTATTCAAATGAGGCTGGAGGGCGGGGTCTTACCTGGGGGGAAGTTACCAGAGGAGTTCATCAAA GTGACTAGACAGAAGAGCAACTATGGGTTCACCACTGTAGACCTCATGAAAATGAACGACCACTGTGAGGAGGCTTTGAAAGACATTTTTCACATGTCTTATGT GGTGGTGTCCAGGTTACTGAGTGAGGTCTATGAACACATCCACTGCCTATACAAACTGTCTGATGCTGTGTCAATGCTGGATATGATGCTCTCTTTGGCTCACGCCTGCACTGTCTCAGATTACG TGCGTCCTGAGTTCACTGACACATTGGCAATAAAGCAGAGTCGCCACCCCATCCTGGAGCGAATTTCTGGGACACAACCCATCTCCAACAATATCTATGTCTCTGAGGGAAGCAATTTTGTGATCATAACAGGCCCCAACATGAGTGGCAAGTCCACCTACCTTAAACAGGTGGCCCTTCTCCAGATAATGGCTCAGATAG GATCCTTTCTGCCTGCGGAGTACGCCTCTGTTCGTATTGCGGATCAGATATTCACCAGAATAGGAGTGGATGATGACTTTGAGACCAACTCTTCCACATTTATGGTTGAGATGAAAGAG GTGTCTTACATCATCCACAATGTAAGCGACAATTCACTCATCATTATTGATGAGCTGGGCCGAGGCACCAGTCCAGAGGAAGGCATTGGTGTTTGCCACAGCATCTGTGAATTCCTCATCAATTATAAG GCCTTCACGCTCTTTGCCACACACTTTCTTGAACTGTGCCAGTTGCAAACTCTTTACCCCAACGTGGAGAACCATCACATGCAGGTTCAGCACGTCCGCGCAGAAGATGGCAGAGCAGAAAGGGTGGTCTACACATACCAGCTCAGCCAAGGACATTCAGAGGAGCGCAACTATG GTATAAGAGCAGCAGAGATGACCAATTTACCAGAAGAAGTTATTGAGGAGGCCAAAACTGTCGCAGCTAAAATCAGCCAAAAGCTGTGG GCCAAGCATTATAGTGATCCTGCCACTATCAATCAGAGGGCAAACTATCGTCTAGCCACCAGACTGCTGCAGACAGCCCGTAACTCACGGCTGGACTCAGAGGGCCTACGTCACCATCTGAAGGGCTTGAAAAGACAGTATGAGGCTGAACTTCAAAATGCTACAGAGTCAGTGCAGAATCTAGAGATAGAGAAGTGA
- the amy2al1 gene encoding amyAc_bac_euk_AmyA and Aamy_C domain-containing protein, with product MKLLIVAVFVELCFAQHNPNTKHNRTSIVHLFEWRWADIAEECERYLAPNGYGGVQISPPSESIVVTNPWQPWWQRYQPISYNLCSRSGTEEELKDMVTRCNNVGVNIYVDAVINHMCGASGGEGTHSSCGSYFNANKKDFPSVPYSSWDFNDDKCKTANEDIESYSDIFQVRNCRLVSLLDLALEKDYVRGKVAEYMNKLIDIGVAGFRVDACKHMWPVDLSNIYGRLKSLNTTWFLPGTKPFIYQEVIDLGGEAIKASEYFELGRVTEFKYSAKLGKVIRKWDKEKLSYLKNWGEGWAFMPSDKALVFVDNHDNQRGHGAGGASVLTFWDSRLYKIASALMLAHPYGVTRVMSSYHWDRHLVNGKDQNDWMGPPSNANGSTKPVPINPDSTCGDKWICEHRWRQIKNMVIFRNVVNGQPLSNWWDNGNSQIAFSRGSKGFIVINNDDWQLNVTLNTGLPEGTYCDVISGDKSGDSCTGKQVSVVSDGRATFYIRHTEEDPFIAIHADSKL from the exons ATGAAGCTCCTGATTGTGGCTGTTTTCGTTGAACTGTGTTTTGCCCAGCACAACCCAAACACTAAACATAATAGGACCTCCATTGTTCATCTGTTTGAGTGGCGGTGGGCAGATATTGCTGAAGAATGTGAGAGATACCTGGCACCAAATGGCTATGGAGGAGTTCAG ATCTCTCCCCCGAGTGAGAGCATTGTGGTGACCAATCCTTGGCAGCCTTGGTGGCAGAGGTATCAGCCAATCAGCTACAATTTGTGCTCCAGATCAGGAACTGAGGAAGAGCTGAAGGACATGGTCACACGCTGTAACAATGTTGGG GTGAACATATATGTGGATGCAGTCATAAATCACATGTGTGGAGCCTCTGGTGGAGAGGGCACTCACTCCAGCTGTGGATCATACTTCAACGCCAACAAGAAAGACTTCCCTTCTGTCCCATACTCATCATGGGACTTCAATGATGACAAGTGTAAAACTGCCAATGAAGATATTGAAAGCTACAGTGACATTTTCCAg GTTAGAAATTGTCGCTTGGTGAGTCTCCTGGATTTGGCCCTGGAGAAGGACTATGTTAGAGGAAAAGTGGCTGAATACATGAACAAACTGATCGATATAGGTGTGGCTGGATTCAGAGTAGATGCTTGTAAGCACATGTGGCCTGTTGACCTTAGTAATATCTACGGCAGACTCAAGAGCCTGAATACCACTTGGTTTTTACCTGGAACCAAGCCCTTTATTTATCAAGAG GTTATAGACTTGGGTGGGGAGGCCATTAAAGCCAGTGAATATTTTGAACTTGGAAGAGTGACAGAGTTCAAGTACAGTGCAAAACTGGGCAAAGTCATTCGTAAATGGGACAAAGAAAAGCTAAGCTATCTCAA GAACTGGGGAGAGGGCTGGGCTTTCATGCCCTCTGATAAAGCCTTGGTGTTTGTGGACAATCATGATAATCAGAGAGGCCACGGCGCTGGCGGAGCTTCTGTTCTGACATTCTGGGACTCTAG GCTTTATAAGATTGCTTCAGCGCTCATGTTGGCTCATCCATATGGTGTCACCAGAGTCATGTCTAGTTACCATTGGGATCGACATTTGGTGAATGGAAAG GATCAGAATGACTGGATGGGCCCTCCAAGCAATGCCAATGGATCCACTAAGCCAGTACCCATCAACCCAGACTCCACCTGTGGGGACAAGTGGATATGTGAGCACAGATGGCGTCAAATCAA GAATATGGTGATTTTTCGCAATGTGGTCAACGGCCAGCCTCTCTCCAACTGGTGGGACAACGGTAATAGTCAGATCGCCTTTAGCCGCGGCAGCAAGGGATTCATTGTTATCAACAATGATGATTG GCAACTGAATGTGACGCTGAACACTGGCCTGCCCGAGGGCACATACTGTGATGTCATCTCTGGAGATAAGAGTGGGGACAGTTGCACAGGAAAACAGGTGTCAGTGGTTTCTGATGGACGTGCCACTTTCTACATCAGGCACACAGAGGAGGATCCATTCATTGCCATCCATGCTGACTCAAAACTGTAG
- the ahsa1b gene encoding activator of 90 kDa heat shock protein ATPase homolog 1b isoform X2, whose amino-acid sequence MAKWGEGDPRWIVEERADATNVNNWHWTERDATNWSSEKLKELLMGLCVESEEGKCEVTEVSKVEGEASINNRKGKLIFFYEWNLKAAWTGTSKSGIKYKGNIEVPNLSDENDMDDLDISVSLCKDEPETALLSLMRKEGADKIRTALASYVGFLKTEFTQGMILPTANGVTKQQTAQATTKTSKTQIGSCSAAPPPSNTGVKIPTCKFSLKDTFLTSPEELYRVFLNQELVQAFTRSGAMVEAEKGGKFRLLDGNVNGEFQELVPEQKIVMKWRFNSWPCEHYATVTLTFIDKGNETELKIECRAVPESEEERTRDGWQRSQG is encoded by the exons ATGGCGAAGTGGGGAGAAGGAGACCCTCGCTGGATCGTGGAGGAGAGAGCGGATGCTACAAACGTCAACAACTGGCACTG GACGGAGAGGGACGCCACAAATTGGTCATCAGAGAAGCTGAAGGAACTGCTCATGGGATTGTGTGTGGAGAGTGAAGAAGGAAAGTGTGAGGTCACAGAGGTCAGCAAGGTGGAGGGAGAAGCATCCATAAATAATCGCAAAGGGAAGCTTATATTCTTTTATGAGTGGAATCTGAAGGCTGCCTGGACAG GGACATCAAAATCAGGCATCAAATACAAGGGGAACATTGAAGTTCCAAACCTTTCAGATGAAAATGACATGGACGACCTTGAT ATCAGTGTGAGTCTTTGTAAAGATGAGCCTGAGACGGCGCTGCTTTCTCTGATGAGGAAGGAGGGAGCTGATAAAATTCGCACAGCACTGGCCAGCTATGTGGGGTTCCTTAAAACAG AGTTCACACAGGGCATGATCCTGCCTACAGCCAATGGTGTGACAAAACAGCAAACAGCCCAGGCAACAACTAAGACGAGCAAAACTCAG aTTGGCTCATGTAGCGCCGCTCCTCCTCCTTCCAACACAGGGGTAAAAATCCCCACCTGCAAGTTTTCATTAAAGGACACTTTCCTCACCTCACCAGAAGAGCTTTACAGGGTGTTTCTCAATCAGGAG TTGGTTCAGGCTTTCACACGCAGTGGCGCCATGGTTGAAGCTGAAAAAGGTGGGAAGTTTCGCCTTTTGGACGGAAATGTGAATGGAGAGTTTCAGGAGCTG GTACCTGAGCAGAAGATAGTCATGAAATGGAGGTTCAACTCATGGCCTTGTG AGCACTATGCGACGGTGACATTGACTTTCATAGACAAGGGTAATGAGACTGAGTTAAAGATTGAATGTCGGGCGGTTCCTGAGAGTGAAGAGGAACGAACACGAGATGGCTGGCAGAG GTCACAGGGTTGA
- the ahsa1b gene encoding activator of 90 kDa heat shock protein ATPase homolog 1b isoform X1, with protein MAKWGEGDPRWIVEERADATNVNNWHWTERDATNWSSEKLKELLMGLCVESEEGKCEVTEVSKVEGEASINNRKGKLIFFYEWNLKAAWTGTSKSGIKYKGNIEVPNLSDENDMDDLDISVSLCKDEPETALLSLMRKEGADKIRTALASYVGFLKTEFTQGMILPTANGVTKQQTAQATTKTSKTQIGSCSAAPPPSNTGVKIPTCKFSLKDTFLTSPEELYRVFLNQELVQAFTRSGAMVEAEKGGKFRLLDGNVNGEFQELVPEQKIVMKWRFNSWPCEHYATVTLTFIDKGNETELKIECRAVPESEEERTRDGWQRYYCHAIKQTFGYGARLC; from the exons ATGGCGAAGTGGGGAGAAGGAGACCCTCGCTGGATCGTGGAGGAGAGAGCGGATGCTACAAACGTCAACAACTGGCACTG GACGGAGAGGGACGCCACAAATTGGTCATCAGAGAAGCTGAAGGAACTGCTCATGGGATTGTGTGTGGAGAGTGAAGAAGGAAAGTGTGAGGTCACAGAGGTCAGCAAGGTGGAGGGAGAAGCATCCATAAATAATCGCAAAGGGAAGCTTATATTCTTTTATGAGTGGAATCTGAAGGCTGCCTGGACAG GGACATCAAAATCAGGCATCAAATACAAGGGGAACATTGAAGTTCCAAACCTTTCAGATGAAAATGACATGGACGACCTTGAT ATCAGTGTGAGTCTTTGTAAAGATGAGCCTGAGACGGCGCTGCTTTCTCTGATGAGGAAGGAGGGAGCTGATAAAATTCGCACAGCACTGGCCAGCTATGTGGGGTTCCTTAAAACAG AGTTCACACAGGGCATGATCCTGCCTACAGCCAATGGTGTGACAAAACAGCAAACAGCCCAGGCAACAACTAAGACGAGCAAAACTCAG aTTGGCTCATGTAGCGCCGCTCCTCCTCCTTCCAACACAGGGGTAAAAATCCCCACCTGCAAGTTTTCATTAAAGGACACTTTCCTCACCTCACCAGAAGAGCTTTACAGGGTGTTTCTCAATCAGGAG TTGGTTCAGGCTTTCACACGCAGTGGCGCCATGGTTGAAGCTGAAAAAGGTGGGAAGTTTCGCCTTTTGGACGGAAATGTGAATGGAGAGTTTCAGGAGCTG GTACCTGAGCAGAAGATAGTCATGAAATGGAGGTTCAACTCATGGCCTTGTG AGCACTATGCGACGGTGACATTGACTTTCATAGACAAGGGTAATGAGACTGAGTTAAAGATTGAATGTCGGGCGGTTCCTGAGAGTGAAGAGGAACGAACACGAGATGGCTGGCAGAGGTATTACTGCCACGCTATTAAACAGACATTTGGCTACGGCGCACGACTCTGCTGA